Genomic window (Megamonas funiformis):
ATTGGGAATGTCCACACTATAATGCCTGGTAAACTATAGATGATTAAACGCACTATAGCTGAAAAAGATGCACCATATTGTGTTATATATTGAGCAATTCTCAATAATGTTCCTGACCCTAAAAATACAGCTGAAAATGCACAGATGCCAAAGATAAAGGTCATGATTGTTTCTTTTAATATATATTTATCTAAAATACGCATCTATCATCTTCTCCTATAATTTAAAGTCTTCACCTAAATAGAACTTACGAGCGAGTTCACTATTAGCAATTGTATCGCTATCGCCTTCTAAAAGAATTTGTCCACTGTTCATAATATAAGCTCTATCTACAATTTGCAAAGTTTCCCTTACATTATGGTCAGTGATTAAAATTCCCATGCCACGTTCTTTTAAATAACTGATAATTCCCTGAATATCAGCTACTGCTAAAGGGTCAATTCCTGCAAAGGGTTCATCTAATAAAATGAAATGAGGTTCTAGTGCTAGACCTCTTGCGATTTCTACACGTCTACGTTCCCCACCAGAAAGTTGCATACCTAAACGAGTTCTTATATGAGTGATATTAAATTCTTCTAAAAGGTCATCAATCTTTTTATCTTGTTCTTTTTTGGATAGATTTCTAGTTTGTAAAATTGCTCGCAAATTATCCTCTACTGTCAATTTACGAAAAATAGATGCTTCCTGTGCTAAATAACTTATACCTAGATCTGCACGTTCATTGATAGGCAATCTAGTAATATCAATATCAGAAATAAATACTTTTCCTGATGTTGGCTTCTCTATTCCTACAATCATATAAAAAGTTGTAGTCTTTCCTGCACCATTTGGACCTAATAAACCTACAATTTCACCTTTCTTTACATGCAAAGAAACATCTCTTACTGCAGGCGTTCCTTTATACTCTTTAATAAGATTTTTTACTTCAATATGCAAACGTGTCACTCATTTCTATCTTTATCATCTAACCATCAACTATTTTATTTAATATTCACATTGTCTCCTAAATAAACAGTTAATGTATTTCCTCTAACAATATTACCATTTTGAGTAGCTACTGCATTTCCTGTAAGTACTAATTTACCATTTTCTGTACTGTTGTAAGTAGCATTATCACTGTTAGTTACAATATTTCTTGATGGACTTTTAATATTTACATTTCCTGTAGCTACAAAATTAAAATCTTGACCATTGCCACTATAAGTTGCTGTATCGCTTGTGGATTGTACATCATTAGTTTTGCTATTTAAATATACATTGCCTGTAGCTGTATATTGATTTGTCATCAAATTTCCTGATAATACATCACCGCGAATATCAGCTTGTGGTCCAGTTGCATTTCCGCCTAAAGGCATGGATATATCACTTGTTGCTTGATTATAATGTATTTCTTCTCCAGTTAATGTATTATCAGCTTTTACCAATACTACAGAACCCTTAGCTACAACTTCTTTATTAGCATTAGAAATCAAGCTTTCTGCCTTTAAGTTCATATCATCTTTATTTGCAGTTACGCCACCTGTAATAGAGGCTTCCTGTGTTTTAAAATTATATGTTGCTTGACCGCCAGTTAATACGCCACCATCACGAATAATAGTTACGCCACCTGTAGCTATTGCCATATCTGTCTGCGCATTATATTCTATTACATCGCCTTTTAATTCAATAGGAGCATCTGCTGCAATAACTGTATTTATCATTGAAAAACTCATAATAGCTACAGCAAGTGCTGTTTTTAGCTTACTATATTTTTTCATTTATTGATTATCTCCTTTTATAATATGTGCATTACCCATTAATTTGAAATTAGTAAATACATCTTTACTTTCAGCCTTATCTGCTGTTGCCCTCATACCTGGCTTATTGATATCAACATTTCCTTCACAAGTCAATATACCTTGCTCACCATTCCAAGTGACTTTATCTGTTTTAAATTTCAATTCATCACTTGATTTAGCTTCTATTCCATCAACCAATTCAATATTTTTATTTTTCTGGTCATATGTCGCTTTAGGAGCATTTATTTCTATGCTTGTTCCATCTTCACGATAAAAAGTACCTTTTACTTTTTCCATGGTAAACATCTGTGAATCTTGGTCTACTGTCATTGTTTCTGCATAACATTGCCAAATCAATTTACCATTTACTTCTTCTTTCAAAGTATTATTGTGATATACCATAACTTTATTTGTCTGTGTATTTTGTGTTTCTTCAACTTTTGGTCTACTAGCATAAGCCCAATAAATCAAACCAACTATCAATAAGACAAGAATTAAAACTATGGCATTTTTTTTATTTACCTTTTTAGTCATTTATTGACCACCTTAGTTTTTACGGTATGATGTTTTACTTTCTGCTGTTCAGGACGTGTATTCCAACGTTTTTGGAACCATATCCACTGCGTAGGATGTGCTATGATTTGCTCTTCAATAACTTTTGTCATACGCTCTGTGAAATCATACAAATCAGCATTTGTATCTCCAGTATCATTATATACTATTGGTTCATAAATTTCTATTTTATGTGTACCATCACTTTGACGAATGATAAATGCTGGTACAACTGGTGACATAAATTTACGAGCAAATACAGCAGGGCCCATTGGCGTTGAGCATACTTCACCTAAAAATTCAATAAATGCTCCACCTGGACCTGCATCTTGGTCTGCTAAAAAACCTAAAATACGACCTTTTTTCAAAGCTCTTGAAGCTGCCAAAAGCTCTGAAGCCGCACCACGTGCAAATATTTCTACCCCTACTTGAGCACGATATTCATCTAATAACTTTGTATACTGAGAGTCTGGCTGTGTTTTGGCAAGTGCTGTAACAGAAAAACCTGCTTTAACAAGACCAGCAGCAAGCCATTCCCATGTACCCATATGTGCTGTTAAAATTACAACACCTCTATTTTTTGCATATTCACGTTTTAAAATGTCTAAGCCTTCAAATTTTATATATTTAAAATCATCTTTTTTCAATCTTGGCATATATAAAATTTCCAAGACATTTTGACTTAAATTGATAAATGAATCTTTGACAATTTTCTTTGCCTTTTCCTCATCTATTTTAAAGGATTTCATCATTCTATCAACTGCACGATTGCGTTCTTTAGCTATTAAATGAAAATATAATATACCTAGTATATGCCCTAATCTAAGCAAATTTTTATGTGATAAACAACATAAAAAAGCACTAAAATATTTTAATAATTTATATTTCATTCTAATTCCTCTAATGTCTAAATAAACTTTTATTGTGAAATATTTTTTTCTACTTCTTTAGCATCTGTTTCATCTTCTATATTTAAATAACTATCAATAACAGCTTGCCATTTTTCTTGTGCTTTCAAAATAAATTCTATAATTTGACGAACTGCGCCTTTTCCACCAGCAAAATCACTTATTAAAATAGATACAGATTTTGCTTCTTCAGTAGCATCAGCTACAGTTGCTGGAAATCCAACTCTTTTCATTACAGCTAAATCAAATAAATCATCGCCAATATAAGCTACGTCTTCATCTTTTAATTGATATTCAGCTAATAATTCCCTATAAGCTGGAACTTTATTTTTTTTATTTTGATAAAAAGCATTTATTTTTAATTCCCTAGCACGATAAGCGAGCATCTTAGATTCTCTACCTGTGATAATAGCTGTTTTTATCCCTAATTTTTGGGCTAGAGTAATCCCTAGCCCATCTCTTACATTAAAAGTTTTAAATAATTCACCATTATCGCCAACGGCTATAGAGCCATCTGTCAATACTCCATCAACATCTAAAATGAGCATTTTTACATTTTTTGCTCGTGCTAATGCATCTTGTGTATATTGCATTAAACCACTCCCTGACGAAGTAAATCAGTAAGATGAACTATACCTACTGGTTCATTTTTCTCTACATCAATTACTGGAAGCACTGTAATTGGTTTTGGTTGATGTTTTTCCATCATACTGAGTGCTTCAGCAGCCATTTTATCTTTTGTAATTATTACTGGATTTTTAGTCATTAAATCTTCTACTGGCTCATCTAAAAATTCTGCTCCACGAGCAAGCATACGGCGAATATCGCCATCTGTTACAAGTCCAATGAATTTGCCATTTTCATCAACAACAGAAGTTGCACCTAATCCTTTTGCAGTCATTAAGAACAATGCTTCTTTTGCTGTTTTATGCACAGAAATAACAGGATTATCTTCTCCTGAATGCATAACATTTTCTACAGTTAAAAGTAATCTTCTGCCAAGTGCTCCACCTGGATGGAATACTGCAAAATCTTGAGCAGTGAAATTACGTGAAGATAAAAGTGCTATAGCTAGTGCATCTCCCATAGCAAGAGTCGCTGTTGTACTAGCTGTTGGTGCAAGACCTAATGGACATGCTTCACGCTCTACACTTATATCAATATAATAATCTGCATTTTTGCCAAGTGTAGATTCACGTCTACCACTCATAGCAATAATTTTTGCACCTATGCGTTTAATAATCGGTAAAATATTTACAATTTCATTAGATTCACCACTATTAGAAATAGCAAGTACCATATCATTAGCTGTAACCATACCTAAATCACCATGGAAAGCTTCTGCTGGATGCATAAAAAATGATGGTGTTCCTGTACTAGCCAAACTAGCTGCTATTTTTCTGCCTACATGACCAGATTTTCCCATACCTGTTACAATAACGCGACCATTACAAGCTAAAATAGCATTTACAATTGTTTCAAATTCATCATCAATATGATTAATTAATTTTTTTACCGCATCAGCTTCTATTTGAAGTGTTTCTATAGCCTTTTCTTTTATCATGATTATTACCTCACAATTTAACTCTCAAAAATCCCAGTAATATTTTATTTGTTTATTTTTTTCTTTGTTATTTCATTGATTGCGATTAAATCTTTTAATAAATCTTCTAATTTATCTAGATAAACCATATTTGGTCCATCGCAAAGTGCTTCTTCTGGATTATCATGAACTTCCATGAAGAAACCATCTACACCTACACCAGCTGCACCACGAGCTAAGAATTCTACATATTCACGATTGCCAGCAGAACTTGTTCCTGCACCACCTGGTAATTGTACGCTATGTGTAGCATCAAAAATAACTGGATATCCTGTAGAACGCATAATAGGGAAAGAGCGCATATCTACAACTAAGTTATTATAACCAAAGCTTGCTCCACGTTCTGTGAGTAAAATCTTTTCAGAACCAGCTTCTTCTAATTTTTTCACTACATTTTTCATATCTGCTGGAGCCAAGAATTGACCTTTTTTTACATTTACTACACAGCCAGATTTTGCAGCTGTATATAATAAATCTGTTTGACGGCTTAAAAATGCTGGTATCTGTAATACATCTACTACTTTAGATACTGGTTCTACCTGTGTTTCATTGTGAATATCTGTAACTACTGGAACATTGAGTTCATCTTTAATACTTTGAAGCCATTTTAAACCTTTTTCTAATCCTGGTCCACGATATCCATTATAAGAAGAACGATTTGCTTTATCGAATGAAGCTTTAAATACATAAGGAATACCAAGTCGAGAAGTTATCTCTTTTATAGTTTTACCAATATATAAAGAGCGTTCATATGATTCTAATACACATGGACCTGCTAAAAGTACTAATGGATTTCCCGCACCAACTTCAAAATTGCCAATTTTTACTGTATGCATAGCTACACTTCCTTACTTTTTAATTTATTTATTTTTTTCCATTTCTTGATATATTTTATTTACTTCTTCTAAATCTTCTTTTGTATCCACACCAACAAAATGTTTATCTGTGGCTATAACTTTTATTTTATAACCATTTTCTAAAGCTCTAAGTTGCTCTAAAGACTCTGTTTGTTCAAGTGGTGTTGGTTGCATTTTAGCATATTGTAACAGAAAATCTCTACGATATCCATAAATTCCAATATGTTTATAGACAACAACTCCTGTATCTTCACGAGGATATGGTATTAAAGAACGTGAAAAATACAATGCATAACCATTTTTATCTGTAATTACTTTTACATTTCCTGGTTTTGCTTTTTCTTCTTCTTTCATAGGAGTCTTCACTGTAGCCATTTTTAAATTTTCATCATTTAAAAATTCTTGTGCTAAATCATCAATAATCTGTGGATCAATAAGTGGTTCATCACCTTGAACATTGATGATTACATCTGCATCTGGGCATTTTTGAGCTACTTCTGCCAGTCTATCTGTACCAGTTGGATGATTTTTTGCTGTCATTATAGCTTTTCCGCCAGCTTTGACCACAGCTTCATATACTCTTTCATCATCAACAGCTGCTATTACTTCTGCTGGTTTTGTAGCATTTAATACACGTTCATATACACGTACAATCATTGGTTTTCCAGCTATATCAGCAAGAGGTTTCCCTGGTAATCTTGTAGATGCATAACGAGCTGGTATTACACAAATAATTTTCATATTTATCCCTTCAATCTAGGTAATTTTTCTTTCAAGTATTCAAATAAAACTTGTGTTTCATCAATAAAAGTAACTTCTATACTAATGATGTAAATTGGTATAGGTCGTTTTTTACACAATAATGTTTCAGGAATTTTTACAGCATCTTTATCAGTGATAATGATAGCTTCTGCACCTTGCTCTTCCGCTTGATGCATTACATCTCTTATTTCTTCTTCTGTATAATCATGATGGTCTGGGAAACGCAAACTTTCTGTAATGACAGCTCCAATATCATTTAAAGTTTGTTCAAATGAAGCTGGATTTCCAATAGCTGACATAGCTATGACTTTATGACCTTTCATCATATCTACAGATAAAATTTCATTTGGTTTTCGACTGAATAAATTGCCAATTTCTACAAAACCTAATGGCTTATGTGTACTTTCTACTACTAAAGCATGATCATTGTATTTTGCCAAAGTATCTCTTATTTCCTTACATGCGGATTTGCTAGCTTGATCTACTTTTGTCAATAGACAAACATCTGCTCTATTTAAATGATTTAATGGCTCACGAAGAGTTCCACGTGGTAACATATGACCATTGCCAAATATATTAATAGCATCAACTAATAAAATATTTAAGTCGCGTTTTAATTGCCAATGTTGATAGCCGTCATCTAAAATTACCACATCTACATTGAAATTATCTACAGCATATTTTCCTGTGATCGTTCTATCTGTACCAATTAAAACTGGAATATCTGGCAAACTTCTAGCTAAAAGATATGCTTCATCTCCTGCTTGATCTGCTGACATAAATATTTGATTGCCATCAGATACAATGCCCACTTCGCCTTTCCATTTTGCACGATAACCACGATTTAAAATCGCTACTTTATAGCCTAAATCGCGAATATATCTGGCTAAAAGTTTAGCAGTCGGTGTTTTTCCTGTGCCACCAACAGTGATATTACCAATGCTAATGACAAAACAATCTAATTTTACTTGTTTAGCAATCCCCCATTTATATAAATTCAATTGGAAATTTACTAAACTACGATAAATTAAGGAAAAACTATATAACACACCTAAAAATAATTTTGCTGGTATGCTTTTCTTATTTTTATCATGTACTAATTTATATAAATAAGTTTGGAGATTTTCTATTTTTTCTGTAGAACGTACCTGCACAGGATTTACTTTTTCGTATTCATCTAATAATTCATGTAAAATAACAGCAGAACGACGAGAAGCTCCTCGATTATCTTCAATTATCTGCAAAGTTTCTCTTTCCATCTGATGACGTTTTTCAGGGCAATTAAATAACTCTAATACTGCCTCTGTTAATTCTTTGCTATTTTTTACAGTAATACAGGCATCACGTTTACTAAATAATACATGAGTATCTTTGAAGTTAAACATATTTGGACCAACTATTATCGCCTTTCCATGAGCTGCCGGCTCTAAAATATTATGTCCGCCATG
Coding sequences:
- the kdsB gene encoding 3-deoxy-manno-octulosonate cytidylyltransferase, producing MKIICVIPARYASTRLPGKPLADIAGKPMIVRVYERVLNATKPAEVIAAVDDERVYEAVVKAGGKAIMTAKNHPTGTDRLAEVAQKCPDADVIINVQGDEPLIDPQIIDDLAQEFLNDENLKMATVKTPMKEEEKAKPGNVKVITDKNGYALYFSRSLIPYPREDTGVVVYKHIGIYGYRRDFLLQYAKMQPTPLEQTESLEQLRALENGYKIKVIATDKHFVGVDTKEDLEEVNKIYQEMEKNK
- a CDS encoding KdsC family phosphatase, whose product is MQYTQDALARAKNVKMLILDVDGVLTDGSIAVGDNGELFKTFNVRDGLGITLAQKLGIKTAIITGRESKMLAYRARELKINAFYQNKKNKVPAYRELLAEYQLKDEDVAYIGDDLFDLAVMKRVGFPATVADATEEAKSVSILISDFAGGKGAVRQIIEFILKAQEKWQAVIDSYLNIEDETDAKEVEKNISQ
- a CDS encoding LptA/OstA family protein, which produces MKKYSKLKTALAVAIMSFSMINTVIAADAPIELKGDVIEYNAQTDMAIATGGVTIIRDGGVLTGGQATYNFKTQEASITGGVTANKDDMNLKAESLISNANKEVVAKGSVVLVKADNTLTGEEIHYNQATSDISMPLGGNATGPQADIRGDVLSGNLMTNQYTATGNVYLNSKTNDVQSTSDTATYSGNGQDFNFVATGNVNIKSPSRNIVTNSDNATYNSTENGKLVLTGNAVATQNGNIVRGNTLTVYLGDNVNIK
- the kdsA gene encoding 3-deoxy-8-phosphooctulonate synthase, producing MHTVKIGNFEVGAGNPLVLLAGPCVLESYERSLYIGKTIKEITSRLGIPYVFKASFDKANRSSYNGYRGPGLEKGLKWLQSIKDELNVPVVTDIHNETQVEPVSKVVDVLQIPAFLSRQTDLLYTAAKSGCVVNVKKGQFLAPADMKNVVKKLEEAGSEKILLTERGASFGYNNLVVDMRSFPIMRSTGYPVIFDATHSVQLPGGAGTSSAGNREYVEFLARGAAGVGVDGFFMEVHDNPEEALCDGPNMVYLDKLEDLLKDLIAINEITKKKINK
- a CDS encoding KpsF/GutQ family sugar-phosphate isomerase — its product is MIKEKAIETLQIEADAVKKLINHIDDEFETIVNAILACNGRVIVTGMGKSGHVGRKIAASLASTGTPSFFMHPAEAFHGDLGMVTANDMVLAISNSGESNEIVNILPIIKRIGAKIIAMSGRRESTLGKNADYYIDISVEREACPLGLAPTASTTATLAMGDALAIALLSSRNFTAQDFAVFHPGGALGRRLLLTVENVMHSGEDNPVISVHKTAKEALFLMTAKGLGATSVVDENGKFIGLVTDGDIRRMLARGAEFLDEPVEDLMTKNPVIITKDKMAAEALSMMEKHQPKPITVLPVIDVEKNEPVGIVHLTDLLRQGVV
- the lpxK gene encoding tetraacyldisaccharide 4'-kinase, which encodes MQILYNIVAILLVILLIPYFIVRTIREKGFLKRMIQSFGFLPEHALDKVAGKNCIWIHASSVGEIVATSPIIKEFRREFPDTPILVSVVTNTGYTMANRIIKDADSIIYFPLDLPWLPERFIKKIRPRVFLPVETELWPNFLKATRKYNIPVMMVNGRISDKSVKRYKYMFSILSDMIGTVRKFAMQSEIDASYIIRLGADENLVTVTGNTKFDQTYTNVDEKERNNMLKELCLDKAKGIFLAGSTHKGEEEAVLEAYSELKKQHPNVKLLIAPRSILRKDEIASICHKHGFKTNFRTVLKEKPSYEQDVVILDTIGELGKVYSVGDVIYVGGSLIKHGGHNILEPAAHGKAIIVGPNMFNFKDTHVLFSKRDACITVKNSKELTEAVLELFNCPEKRHQMERETLQIIEDNRGASRRSAVILHELLDEYEKVNPVQVRSTEKIENLQTYLYKLVHDKNKKSIPAKLFLGVLYSFSLIYRSLVNFQLNLYKWGIAKQVKLDCFVISIGNITVGGTGKTPTAKLLARYIRDLGYKVAILNRGYRAKWKGEVGIVSDGNQIFMSADQAGDEAYLLARSLPDIPVLIGTDRTITGKYAVDNFNVDVVILDDGYQHWQLKRDLNILLVDAINIFGNGHMLPRGTLREPLNHLNRADVCLLTKVDQASKSACKEIRDTLAKYNDHALVVESTHKPLGFVEIGNLFSRKPNEILSVDMMKGHKVIAMSAIGNPASFEQTLNDIGAVITESLRFPDHHDYTEEEIRDVMHQAEEQGAEAIIITDKDAVKIPETLLCKKRPIPIYIISIEVTFIDETQVLFEYLKEKLPRLKG
- a CDS encoding lysophospholipid acyltransferase family protein, encoding MKYKLLKYFSAFLCCLSHKNLLRLGHILGILYFHLIAKERNRAVDRMMKSFKIDEEKAKKIVKDSFINLSQNVLEILYMPRLKKDDFKYIKFEGLDILKREYAKNRGVVILTAHMGTWEWLAAGLVKAGFSVTALAKTQPDSQYTKLLDEYRAQVGVEIFARGAASELLAASRALKKGRILGFLADQDAGPGGAFIEFLGEVCSTPMGPAVFARKFMSPVVPAFIIRQSDGTHKIEIYEPIVYNDTGDTNADLYDFTERMTKVIEEQIIAHPTQWIWFQKRWNTRPEQQKVKHHTVKTKVVNK
- the lptC gene encoding LPS export ABC transporter periplasmic protein LptC, whose product is MTKKVNKKNAIVLILVLLIVGLIYWAYASRPKVEETQNTQTNKVMVYHNNTLKEEVNGKLIWQCYAETMTVDQDSQMFTMEKVKGTFYREDGTSIEINAPKATYDQKNKNIELVDGIEAKSSDELKFKTDKVTWNGEQGILTCEGNVDINKPGMRATADKAESKDVFTNFKLMGNAHIIKGDNQ
- the lptB gene encoding LPS export ABC transporter ATP-binding protein, which produces MHIEVKNLIKEYKGTPAVRDVSLHVKKGEIVGLLGPNGAGKTTTFYMIVGIEKPTSGKVFISDIDITRLPINERADLGISYLAQEASIFRKLTVEDNLRAILQTRNLSKKEQDKKIDDLLEEFNITHIRTRLGMQLSGGERRRVEIARGLALEPHFILLDEPFAGIDPLAVADIQGIISYLKERGMGILITDHNVRETLQIVDRAYIMNSGQILLEGDSDTIANSELARKFYLGEDFKL